A genomic region of Elaeis guineensis isolate ETL-2024a chromosome 9, EG11, whole genome shotgun sequence contains the following coding sequences:
- the LOC105051618 gene encoding uncharacterized protein encodes MMSISHAPSLNSFWQFGLIVLSFSSISFSFPPASASTTTLQNHTDRQTLLSFKSLLSDPLGSLASWNNKSLHFCNWWGITCGSRRHPLRVTALNLDSLGLVGPISPSITNLTFLRRIDLSNNQLHGRIPQVLSLLPRLQYLNLSINSLEGEIPSNLSHCPNLKSLSLRNNMLQGEIPSEFGSHRKLQILSASGNNLTGNIPPLLGSSPSLTIVNLQNNGITGGIPSFLANSSFLSVVNLSYNSLTGEIPHSLFNSSSLIAIDLFKNRLTGGIPSLPMIRPSPLLLLGLSMNSLSGSIPPSLGNLSSLLYLYLAENNLEGSIPESLGKIPGLEEIDLSINNLSGRMPPPLYNLSSLACLGVGENRLFGTLPPDLGVTLPNLQSLIMQSNLFHGPIPASLYNASNIQMLDLAMNSFKGSLSSSVGSLKNLVELNLWKNQLQGNVSSVLSSLTNCRLLARLNLQDNKLEGTLPASVGNLSTRLEKLVIGGNQISGTIPVEIGNLVNLTVLFTEKNLFTGSIPPTIGRLRNLNLLDMSGNKFSGPIPSSIGNLTQLSELYMEENELSSNIPASFRDCRNLNILNLSYNALAGSIPKEFVSLPSLTRALDLSHNNLTGSIPMEVGSLINLDCLNISNNRLSGAIPTALGACQHLEYLHLEGNFFQGNIPQSFISLRGLVELDLSRNNLSGGIPEFFGSFSSLQYLNLSVNDLEGEVPKDGVFGNSSETFVFGNKRLCGGDPTLQLPPCSVQASKRNPCKIIIIIIASVVAILFLCFLLISLQLRKRREKSPTVPPMQNRYITISYNDILIATDGFSSANLVGTGSAGSVYKGKLDCEEKFVAVKVFNIQQVGALKSFKTECEIIRNVRHNNLVKIITSCSSMDFAGNDFKALIFEYMPNGSLEEWLHPRAQERHQTRKLNLTQRLNIALDVASALCYLHHNIEVPAIHCDLKPSNVLLDHDMTAHVGDFGLASFLPTSGSTISKNSTGLMGIKGTIGYVAPEYAMGSQISTQGDVYGYGILLLEMLTGRKPTNNMFKDGLNLHKFVDMAFPERVMEILDPQILPDESEEADGNIRNDDFSRMQLRRCIISLIRIGLLCSKESPNERPRMQDVTTKVHAIKEMLSVVEVNEEGANSPE; translated from the exons ATGATGTCTATCTCACATGCTCCGAGTCTGAATTCATTTTGGCAATTTGGTCTCAtcgtcctctctttctcttccatcTCGTTTTCCTTTCCCCCTGCATCCGCTTCTACTACCACCTTACAAAACCACACTGACCGGCAGACCCTTCTATCCTTCAAGTCTCTGCTGTCCGATCCCTTGGGATCCTTGGCCTCATGGAACAACAAATCCCTCCATTTCTGTAATTGGTGGGGGATCACTTGTGGCAGCCGGCGGCATCCGCTACGAGTCACTGCCTTGAATCTTGACTCGCTGGGCCTCGTTGGTCCTATATCGCCCTCCATAACCAACCTTACCTTCCTTAGACGAATCGACCTCTCAAACAACCAACTCCATGGACGAATCCCGCAAGTGCTCAGTTTGCTTCCCCGGCTTCAATACCTCAACCTTAGCATAAATTCACTTGAAGGAGAGATTCCATCCAATCTGAGTCATTGCCCCAACCTCAAGAGCCTCAGCCTAAGGAACAACATGCTTCAAGGAGAGATACCCAGTGAGTTCGGCTCCCATCGCAAGCTCCAAATACTGAGTGCCAGTGGCAACAATCTTACAGGTAACATCCCGCCTCTGCTGGGGAGCAGCCCCTCACTCACTATCGTAAATCTACAAAACAATGGTATTACAGGAGGCATCCCATCTTTTCTTGCAAATAGCTCATTCCTTTCTGTTGTCAATCTTTCATACAACAGTCTCACAGGAGAAATCCCGCATTCACTTTTTAACAGCTCGTCCCTCATAGCAATTGATCTTTTTAAAAACAGACTGACAGGTGGGATACCATCCTTGCCAATGATCCGCCCttctcccctcctcctccttggTTTGTCAATGAACTCGCTTTCAGGAAGCATCCCACCATCGTTGGGAAACCTCTCCTCACTCCTGTATCTTTACCTTGCTGAAAACAACTTGGAGGGAAGTATTCCAGAAAGCTTAGGCAAGATTCCGGGCTTAGAAGAGATCGACCTATCCATAAACAACTTGTCCGGAAGAATGCCGCCACCACTTTACAACCTCTCGTCACTTGCTTGTTTGGGTGTGGGCGAGAACCGGCTCTTCGGGACCCTTCCACCAGACTTGGGCGTCACCCTTCCAAACCTTCAATCTCTCATCATGCAATCCAACCTATTTCATGGGCCTATCCCAGCTTCATTGTACAATGCTTCAAATATTCAAATGCTCGATCTAGCCATGAACTCGTTCAAAGGATCCCTGTCCTCCAGTGTAGGATCTCTGAAAAATCTAGTCGAGCTAAATCTTTGGAAGAATCAACTCCAAGGCAACGTTTCAAGCGTGCTCTCCTCCTTGACCAATTGTAGGCTTTTAGCGAGATTGAATCTACAAGACAATAAGCTCGAAGGCACCCTCCCGGCATCAGTAGGCAATCTCTCCACACGGCTTGAGAAGCTAGTGATAGGAGGCAACCAAATATCCGGTACCATCCCAGTTGAGATTGGAAACCTTGTCAACCTTACCGTTCTGTTTACAGAAAAAAATCTTTTTACAGGAAGTATCCCTCCTACCATTGGAAGGCTTCGGAACTTAAATCTCCTAGACATGTCCGGAAACAAATTTTCTGGCCCCATCCCATCTTCTATAGGAAATCTCACCCAATTAAGTGAGCTTTACATGGAAGAGAACGAATTGAGTAGCAACATCCCTGCAAGCTTTCGAGATTGTAGAAATTTGAATATATTAAACCTTTCTTATAATGCCCTTGCTGGATCCATACCGAAGGAATTTGTTTCTCTGCCCTCGCTAACACGAGCCCTGGATCTGTCACATAATAATCTCACTGGGTCCATTCCCATGGAAGTGGGTAGCTTGATCAACCTCGACTGCTTAAATATCTCCAATAACCGATTGTCAGGTGCAATTCCCACCGCTCTCGGTGCTTGTCAGCATTTGGAATACCTTCACTTGGAAGGCAACTTCTTTCAAGGAAACATTCCGCAATCCTTCATAAGCTTGAGGGGACTCGTGGAGCTGGATCTTTCTCGAAACAACTTGTCCGGGGGAATTCCAGAATTCTTTGGGTCTTTTAGTTCTTTGCAGTATCTAAATCTGTCAGTCAATGACCTCGAAGGCGAAGTGCCTAAGGATGGTGTCTTTGGCAATTCAAGTGAAACTTTTGTCTTTGGGAACAAGAGGCTTTGTGGAGGCGATCCAACGTTGCAACTACCACCATGCTCTGTCCAAGCCTCCAAACGAAATCCATGCAAGATAATTATCATAATTATTGCGAGTGTTGTAGCAATCTTATTCTTGTGTTTTCTGTTGATTTCTTTGCAATTGAGAAAGAGACGGGAAAAATCTCCAACTGTGCCCCCCATGCAAAACAGGTACATAACAATATCTTACAATGATATCCTCATAGCTACTGATGGATTCTCTTCAGCCAATTTGGTGGGTACTGGCAGTGCTGGTTCTGTATATAAAGGGAAATTGGATTGTGAAGAGAAGTTCGTTGCTGTGAAGGTATTTAACATTCAACAAGTGGGAGCTCTGAAGAGTTTTAAAACCGAATGTGAAATCATAAGAAATGTTCGCCATAATAATCTTGTCAAAATCATCACTTCGTGCTCAAGTATGGATTTTGCCGGTAATGATTTCAAAGCTCTAATCTTCGAGTACATGCCCAATGGGAGCTTAGAAGAGTGGCTGCATCCTAGAGCTCAGGAGCGTCATCAGACAAGAAAGTTAAACCTGACTCAGAGGCTGAACATTGCCCTTGATGTGGCTTCTGCTCTATGTTATCTGCATCACAACATTGAAGTGCCAGCGATTCACTGTGATCTAAAACCAAGCAACGTTCTTCTTGACCATGACATGACTGCCCATGTGGGCGATTTTGGGCTTGCAAGTTTCCTCCCTACTTCAGGCTCCACGATATCCAAAAATTCAACAGGCTTAATGGGGATAAAGGGGACGATCGGATATGTCGCACCAG AATATGCAATGGGTAGCCAAATATCCACACAGGGAGACGTGTATGGCTATGGAATACTATTGCTAGAGATGCTTACAGGAAGGAAGCCTACAAATAACATGTTTAAGGATGGCTTAAACCTTCATAAATTTGTTGATATGGCTTTCCCAGAAAGAGTCATGGAGATTTTGGATCCACAAATTTTGCCAGATGAAAGTGAAGAAGCTGATGGCAATATTAGAAATGATGATTTTAGTAGGATGCAACTGAGGAGATGCATAATTTCATTGATTAGAATTGGTCTCTTGTGCTCCAAGGAATCACCAAATGAACGACCAAGAATGCAAGATGTCACCACTAAGGTTCATGCTATCAAAGAAATGTTATCAGTAGTTGAAGTTAATGAAGAAGGAGCAAATTCACCTGAATGA